In the Drosophila willistoni isolate 14030-0811.24 chromosome 3R, UCI_dwil_1.1, whole genome shotgun sequence genome, GTTTTGACTATTTAACTGAGTAATTAACAGCTTGCCAATAGCACAAAACATGGCGGCAACAAATGGCAATTAACACtcctcgcacacacacacacagacacgaacacacagagaaagagagaggcaCACTCTTGTGTACCCATGTTATCGGCCATCGGGAAACGGAAATGCAATAAATAATTTAGTATCAGCATCCCAAGCATTTCACAATTGTAATAAACAAATGTGTTTAATGATAAATTATCAGTTATAAGTAGGTATTTCTTGTTAGTAGAATAGAAATTGATGAATTGCTTTCTGATTCGTATATAAATAGATACATAGATAGCAAATCGGAAAGAAATGTCACATTCATTTCCGTTTCCGGCAAATTGATGTAACTTGAAACGGAAAAGGGAATTGATAagcaaaatcaaagaaaacCAAATGATTTAATTAGCTAGATAGATCAAAGTGAACTTGCCTGCATCCTGCGAAAAAAAGCGTCAGACAGTTtggtttgattttgatttgaatAAAGATTGAAATAAAGAAGAATACAGATGAATTTACATTTCTTTATATTTCTAACTGCACTAAGAGAGAGCATGTAAAGACTTTAGAAGACCTTCAACTGTCTTTAGATGTTTGGATAGTTGCACAGTTTTCTCCTTTTCCTTCATCCTTAAAGCAACTTCATTCGATTCGATTCGACACTTAACTATGTAGTGTGGGAGCAATTAGGTATAAGCCAGATTACGTGCTTCCTATGTGCGACTCCTTATTGGGAACTGAGTATGATCGGACCATGGGCCAACAATCTTAATTCTTTATCGTTTCTTAtttaaaaactgaaatttataatataatttgATGAATCTCAAAGTGGAGTAGGCtaacaaatgaaataaaacaagttgtcatttgaatttttgcaCTTTGAATAGAGTTTTGTCTTTCAGAATTcgattttaattattaatataataataaaatttgatttcttAATCATTTGCAGGTACAACACTGACCAAGGAGCTATGGACCAGCAATTCTGTTTACGCTGGAACAATCATCCCACAAATTTAACCGGCGTGCTAACCTCATTACTTCAGAGGGAGGCGCTCTGCGATGTTACGCTCGCCTGCGATGGTGAAACAGTTAAGGTAAGTACTTAAAAGATTAAGCAAATCCTTGAAATTAATAAGAGTTTTGCGCTTGTAGGCACATCAAACCATACTGTCAGCCTGCAGTCCATATTTCGAGACGATTTTCCTACAGAATCAGCATCCACATCCCATCATCTATTTGAAAGATGTCAGATATACAGAGATGCGCTCCCTGCTTGACTTTATGTACAAGGGTGAGGTGAATGTCGGTCAAAGTTCGCTGCCCATGTTTCTCAAGACAGCGGAGAGTCTGCAGGTGAGTGTACAGAGACACTTTCTTTATACATTATCAGTTATCACATCTTTTTCTTCTATCATTGAACAGGTGCGCGGTCTCACAGATAGCAACAATCTGAATTATCGTTCCGATTGTGAAAAACTGCGCGATTCAGCTGCCAGCTCACCCACTGGCCGAGGACCACCCAGCTATTGTGGCCTGGGTGGTGGCGGCAGCGGCGGAGGTGGTaatggtggtggcggtggcggcaGCGGTGCTGATCTACGCGATTCTCGAGACTCCCTGCGCTCACGTTGCGACCGCGATGTGCGAGATGAGATGACacaacgcagcagcagcagtttaAGTGAACGCAGCTCGGCGGCAGCGGCTGCAGCAGCCGCTGTGGCAGCAGCCGGTGGCAATGTGAATGCTGCCGCCGCGGCATTGGGCCTAACAACATCGTCCAGTGCCGGCGATCGATCTCCCTGCTTGGGCAGTGCCAgtgcggcagcggcagcagtggctgctgctgtggcGGCTGCAGCTGCCAATCGAAGTGCCAGTGCCGATGCCCTGAATAGTCGCACCGATGCCTGCAGTGATCGTGGCAGTGAGCGTGGCACATTGGAGCGGGCCGATAGTCGGGATGAATTGCTACAGTTGGATTATAGTAACAAGGATAACAATAATAGTAATACCAGCAGTAGTAGCaacatcaataataataacaacaacaatagcagcaacaacaacaacaatcgcGAGCGCCACAGCAGCAGGGATCGTGAAAGAGAGCTATCCACAACGCCCGTGGATCAGCTAAGTAGTAGTAAGCGCAGACGTAAGAACTCATCATCCAACTGTGATAATTCGTTGTCCTCGAGCCATCATCATGCGAATGCGGCCCATGTACAGGACAGGCACTACCCGCAGGACTCTCAGGTACACATTCCATCTAAATCTCATGCAGTTAAAGCTAATTAagcttaaatttatatttatttacttaatttaGAGAGTCTAGCACTTGCTTTTAATGTTATAAAATCCTTACATCAGCTtgagtttaatttaatttaatccaCACAAATTAGTTTTATGGTATAAGTAGGTAATTTAGattttgtctctttttttatgATATTTAACTAACTGAAATAATGTTTCGCccaacaaaaaatttgctTATCATAAGCGTAACAATGCGAAAGTTCAGCAAACAAAACATTGCCAACATTTCtatatgtattatatgttTGCCATTTACGATAAGTTACGCACCTaacccacacaaacacacacataccccGCCTGCCCCTGTCCCCGTGCCTATCATTCCAACGCTTTGCCCTTTCCGTCACTCGAATCGCTCACATGACACTGTCAAAATCGTCACTAACAGCTAGTTACACTCCTCCCCCGCTTATAGAGTCAACTGATCTACAatcaaacatatatataaatagagTATTTTTATTCAGTtgtctctgtatgtgtgtgtgtgtttgtgtgtctgttttgtattttgctcCTATGTTTGTAGAGCTTATCATCATATAGTAAAttgttgttttagttttttctttttggcatgGCACGTGccgctctcactctctccaAGTTTGCCAGGGTCTCGGCCACAATTCGTTGGcgtttttatgacttttatGGGCCATGctcataatgatgatgatgataatgataggagataataatataatacataATGAcaccaataatataattttaaaacgTGCCATTGTCTATCTTGATATAGAATTtagtttattattatattcatatttaaattatcAATTCAGGTTAATTAATCACAACTCTATTCTCTCCTTAAATATGCACATTTTAGGCCAGCGCACACAGCAATTTGAAGTCAAGTCCGATACCTAAAACCGGCGGCAGTACATCAGAGTCCGAGGATGCGGGTGGACGACACGATTCGCCATTGTCAATGACCACCAGCGGCGGTGGCGGCCATCTAagtggcggtggcggcggcaaTGTGGGTGCAGCCAGTGCGCTAAGCGGTCTCAGCCAGTCGCTAAGTATTAAGCAGGAGCTAATGGATGcccagcatcagcagcagcaacaacatcgtGAACATCATGTGGCTCTGGCAACCGATTACTTGGCGGTAAGTCTCTAAGCCATCTAAGCCATACATTTTTCCATACActtttagtttgttaaggttttttcttttgaaccGGTACGATGGTTCCAgttaaattgtatatataacttgaccaaaaaaaaaaaaccccgaaaattatataatttgtaaagctttaatttgatttcattgtttttactgatttttcggtaatttttttttttgtttgtttctaaTTTAAGACAATTGCAAAATGCTTTCAAGAATAGCtaagaaattgaaatgttgattttgtttatgaaatttaagaaaaaccGCTTAAAGCAACAACGAGCAGAATGAAGGATTGGTTGTGTgtatttatctatatatagtATTCAAAATGGAATATCGGCcaagacaaaaagaaaaaatctcAACAACAACTTCTTCTCTGACGTAAAGTAAGAGTAACAAAAATCCTTCCTTCTACAAGAACATTGTTTTTGCCATGTTTTCTTAAGTTTGATTTCtatccaacaaaaacaattttgttttttttttgatttgttttgttttgttattgtgtGGGCCGACATAAAATAAAGATCAATGAAACTGATGCAAGTGGCAGCAAAACGAATTTGTcaagcggcagcagcagcagcagcatccaaCAGATCTTTCTACATCAGGCAGTGGAGGCGCAATTGAAGAGTTTGCAAATGCAATATCAGCAGGACACAACTATGCAACGTTTgatacagcaacaacaacaacagcaacagcagcagcaacaacagcaattaaaacaacaaccatTGGGCCCACCAGCAGCAACTGGCTCACGTAAAAGTGGTCGCTTCCGTTCAAATTGGTTATATCAATTCGATTGGCTGCAATACGATGAGCGGGCCAATACCATGTACTGTAAGCATTGCCGCAAATGGAGTACCGAATTGGCCGATATACGGACCTCATTTGTGGAGGGAAATTCCAATTTTCGCCTGGAGATTGTTAATCATCACAATAAATGCAAATCGCATCGTTTATGCTACGAAAGAGAGCTGCAAGAACAGGCCAGCTgcagtagtagtagtagccAGACCTCGAGAAAGCGCTCAAATCCGGATATTATAACCATAAATGTGGGCGAGGATAATAGTCCTTGAGGTGTCAGCAAAAGCGCGAAGACAgttacacacgcacacacacacactactcAGGATTAGATATTAGTTTATgcacatatttttattttgtattgtattttaAATAGACTTAAGCTAAACACTTGAAagcattttgcaattttacAATATATCCAATAAATATGTTCCATACATTGTATCTCcaactctctctctatctctctctctctctcacttcaTTAAATTTACTTTCATTTTCCCCCTTCGAAAACAAAGAGCGCTGCTGCTTTGAAAATGCATCCGGAGGATATGTCAACGTTGCTCACGCAACATGCTCTACAGGCCGCCGATGCCAGAGATGAGCATAACGATGCCAAGCATTTGCCCGATCAGACAGACAACATTGACGGTAAGTACCACAACCAACCAATAAACCAACCAAtctatcaatcaatcaatcaatcaaccaaccaaccaaactACCAAACCAATCAACCGATCAACCAATGCAaaatgcaagaaaaaaaaacaaacttctTCTCTCTgtgctttaaaaaaaaaaaaaaaaaaccaaaacctaacctaaacaacaagaaaaaccttaaataaattagtttgTTCTTTagctttttactttttggtttagtttctttcgaaatatttattttgagaGTGCAAGAAAACGCgtaaaaacctaaaaaaaaaaacaaaaactattgtAAAGATCTAGTAGAAATtcgttaatttaattttcccccccgtaaacaatttatatatataacaactGTTTTACCCTAAAATCCACTCTACTACCACAAACAAACCTCAACCCCCACCATATCAAAACCCCCCTATCCCAACCACCACCCCCCACTACTGCCAACCAATGAGCTATCCTATATTTAGTTGTAGAGACAAGAacagcaaaaaataataataaaattcaaactaaaaatacttttaatattaatattaaaaaactacCGAAACCCAATTCAAAAATGAGAGTGCAGGAATACATGTATATATTGGAATGGGCAACAGttaaatgtatatttttatagtGAATAGTTGTTAACTATATTTTGGTTGCTTTCTAATAACCTTAATACAAATAATGTATCTATATCTTTCAATTTCCCCCCCAAAATCTACTCTATACATGTAGTTCTGTTATTATACTTAGTTTTCTCCCCTGTGCATGCccattcaaaacaaaaaaatctcTCAAAGTGAAACAAAATTTCCAAATCTAACTATAAACAAGAAAACtataaagaaaatttattagaaTTATGCTATATCTATTTCatgtttttgtatgtattattattttaatttcaattcttTGGGGCAATTGCCTTGATTTTCTCTTGAATGATAAATCTAAGTTTGAGATACGATATAGAACTTGCCACAGATCAACACCTCTCCTAccaagtatatatatacatataattatatatctatatatatatatatatatttatatgtatatatagttaagtattctatttttttttttttttttgttattgttgttttgtatttgtatattatatGGTAGTAATCCTTCTATCGGAATAGTTATAGTTTTAGGCGAATTGTGTTATTTTTTCCGTTattttctctcactctctctctatctgtcttTACTTTTATCGACATTTCGTCTAGTTACGGTTTAGTTTGTATATTATATCGCCATCGGCGTTGCTATTTGCTGTGCCGCATGTTGCATGTTTTTTTCGATGCCTAACTATATTATAAACACacatactatatatgtatttgtatactTACTTACCTCTATATCATATCCTCTCAATTCGAATTTACTTTTActttatgtattttgtatactttattatgagttttttcactttcattttcttctatatacatatatatatttttacacAAACAATACTTTAGCACTAAGTTgtctatttttagttttatagaAAATTGCCATAAATTGAAATGATAATAACAATATCatataatttgaaattataaGAACAAGACGCAcaccaaaagaaaaaccaactACATACATtctagacacacacacacatccaattaatttatttaaatttttttttaaactattttcgttttctctttacgctttactttatttcttatacataaacaaaaactacaatattacaaaaatcaaaagcaaacaagcttaaacaaaagcaaaacaaaataccaaaatcttaaaacaaaaatttttcaaactaTTTTCGTCTTTAATGTTGCAACTTATTGTCTAAGAAATGgttaaaaacacacacacacacaccctcacacacacacagatacatacAAATCAGAATATATACATTGTATCTtcataacaataacaaaatttctaaatgtcaaaagaacaaaaaataacttACAACTTTTTACAGTTTCATCTTtgtttttcaacaatttataTAGTTAGAGTCCTGTTAAGTCTGTCTGTCTaattatatgtaaattttcGATTATGATCAGTTAGGATCAAAAGATAATCCAGCAATGCGAAACCCGAAGAGAGTCTGTCTAATCTTATATAGTTTATTCGTTCAGAAGTCGAATTTGAAGAATCCAATTGGTTTTTGTAACcaattctttttaaaaaagtaGTTCTTGAAACTTTCTTAAAGACAAAATTATGAAGAGATTTTCCTAGTTCTTTTTTAGAGcttagagaaagagaggagagagaaagagttgCAAAATCGAAAATCCTTTCAAAATGTGCATTTTCAAAACGTTTTTAGCAATATTgtaattaaaaactaaaaaagagTTAACCATTTcgatttttacaaattttactCTTCCTAAATTTAGTCTATATCATTCTTGACAATTCTTGTACATTTTAGTGCTACCAAAGTAAGCACTAATGGTCGAAATAGTCAAAGCTTCAAAAAGACAGTCACAGACACTTTCCGTTTTGTCTGAAAGGGTATTTAAGCTTCGGTCTATATCGAAGTTGAAATCAGTAGGTTTCTTATATTGAGTGTATTTCATTGTTTACTAACATTTGTTGCTGACATTTATGATTTAAATATCAGTCTATATAGTTATAAATTGTTGTAATTGTGTTTTTTCGTTATTCTTTTGTCATTTTTTCCCCTCCGTTtctttgtttcatttttgttgtaactacaaaaaaattaaaacacttGTTTTAACGAGCTGCTGTGCTGTAAACTGGACTGATCTGTTTTACTTTAATTGGTTTTCTGTCGAGCTATCTACTAAATGTATTTTCcaatatctattttttttgcctaCTTTATCtctgcatacatatatatgtgtgtgtgtgtgtgtctgtttgttcgtgtgtgtgtgcttaagtgattctgtgtgtgtgttatagtCGTATCAAAATcctaacaaaaacaaagagtaAATCCTCTTTGtcccaaaaatcaaaaaacaaaagcggaaattaaatttaaaaacaaaatttattgaattacCTTACAGctaaaaaataagaagaataaccaaaaagaaaaacacctCCTCACCCTTTACATTTCCCCTCTCACCAAAAACCACGTCAAGCAATCACGACT is a window encoding:
- the LOC6651205 gene encoding sex determination protein fruitless isoform X2, translated to MTRYNTDQGAMDQQFCLRWNNHPTNLTGVLTSLLQREALCDVTLACDGETVKAHQTILSACSPYFETIFLQNQHPHPIIYLKDVRYTEMRSLLDFMYKGEVNVGQSSLPMFLKTAESLQVRGLTDSNNLNYRSDCEKLRDSAASSPTGRGPPSYCGLGGGGSGGGGNGGGGGGSGADLRDSRDSLRSRCDRDVRDEMTQRSSSSLSERSSAAAAAAAAVAAAGGNVNAAAAALGLTTSSSAGDRSPCLGSASAAAAAVAAAVAAAAANRSASADALNSRTDACSDRGSERGTLERADSRDELLQLDYSNKDNNNSNTSSSSNINNNNNNNSSNNNNNRERHSSRDRERELSTTPVDQLSSSKRRRKNSSSNCDNSLSSSHHHANAAHVQDRHYPQDSQASAHSNLKSSPIPKTGGSTSESEDAGGRHDSPLSMTTSGGGGHLSGGGGGNVGAASALSGLSQSLSIKQELMDAQHQQQQQHREHHVALATDYLASAAALKMHPEDMSTLLTQHALQAADARDEHNDAKHLPDQTDNIDGRVKCFNNANKHDVDGDDDADADVAAVVNDDEVDVDHDEDNMPMAIPMSIEAEELDGDDGHMSYRHVTPKYRRAVVYATPTTNSESAAAATTTAATTGDIYMDGNYNCEYKCKELNMRAIRCNRQQHHHHHNHHHHPSQQQHYHHHHQGYGHYPAHQAPLHLMRHSSNNSPAGDCPAESAYSPASNSSYREHHQHHHQQAHLRYVASPHNSNSNNNNENNSPHQLDLGTGHSYHAPPTHTQTSNNNSPHYQPSAGTAPPQLLNSPQPQASQGSSSSSNGGSNGGSNGGSNSAASSSAAAAAAAAAAAAAAATRRDHNIDYSTLFVQLSGTLPTLYRCVSCNKIVSNRWHHANIHRPQSHECPVCGQKFTRRDNMKAHCKIKHADIKDHFFSHYVHM
- the LOC6651205 gene encoding sex determination protein fruitless isoform X3 gives rise to the protein MDQQFCLRWNNHPTNLTGVLTSLLQREALCDVTLACDGETVKAHQTILSACSPYFETIFLQNQHPHPIIYLKDVRYTEMRSLLDFMYKGEVNVGQSSLPMFLKTAESLQVRGLTDSNNLNYRSDCEKLRDSAASSPTGRGPPSYCGLGGGGSGGGGNGGGGGGSGADLRDSRDSLRSRCDRDVRDEMTQRSSSSLSERSSAAAAAAAAVAAAGGNVNAAAAALGLTTSSSAGDRSPCLGSASAAAAAVAAAVAAAAANRSASADALNSRTDACSDRGSERGTLERADSRDELLQLDYSNKDNNNSNTSSSSNINNNNNNNSSNNNNNRERHSSRDRERELSTTPVDQLSSSKRRRKNSSSNCDNSLSSSHHHANAAHVQDRHYPQDSQASAHSNLKSSPIPKTGGSTSESEDAGGRHDSPLSMTTSGGGGHLSGGGGGNVGAASALSGLSQSLSIKQELMDAQHQQQQQHREHHVALATDYLASAAALKMHPEDMSTLLTQHALQAADARDEHNDAKHLPDQTDNIDGRVKCFNNANKHDVDGDDDADADVAAVVNDDEVDVDHDEDNMPMAIPMSIEAEELDGDDGHMSYRHVTPKYRRAVVYATPTTNSESAAAATTTAATTGDIYMDGNYNCEYKCKELNMRAIRCNRQQHHHHHNHHHHPSQQQHYHHHHQGYGHYPAHQAPLHLMRHSSNNSPAGDCPAESAYSPASNSSYREHHQHHHQQAHLRYVASPHNSNSNNNNENNSPHQLDLGTGHSYHAPPTHTQTSNNNSPHYQPSAGTAPPQLLNSPQPQASQGSSSSSNGGSNGGSNGGSNSAASSSAAAAAAAAAAAAAAATRRDHNIDYSTLFVQLSGTLPTLYRCVSCNKIVSNRWHHANIHRPQSHECPVCGQKFTRRDNMKAHCKIKHADIKDHFFSHYVHM
- the LOC6651205 gene encoding sex determination protein fruitless isoform X1; amino-acid sequence: MMATSQDYFGNPYALFRGPPTTLRPRESPLGVGGGVHGHAHAHGHGHAHPAYAALDLQTPHKRNIETDVRAPPPPLPPPPLPPASPRYNTDQGAMDQQFCLRWNNHPTNLTGVLTSLLQREALCDVTLACDGETVKAHQTILSACSPYFETIFLQNQHPHPIIYLKDVRYTEMRSLLDFMYKGEVNVGQSSLPMFLKTAESLQVRGLTDSNNLNYRSDCEKLRDSAASSPTGRGPPSYCGLGGGGSGGGGNGGGGGGSGADLRDSRDSLRSRCDRDVRDEMTQRSSSSLSERSSAAAAAAAAVAAAGGNVNAAAAALGLTTSSSAGDRSPCLGSASAAAAAVAAAVAAAAANRSASADALNSRTDACSDRGSERGTLERADSRDELLQLDYSNKDNNNSNTSSSSNINNNNNNNSSNNNNNRERHSSRDRERELSTTPVDQLSSSKRRRKNSSSNCDNSLSSSHHHANAAHVQDRHYPQDSQASAHSNLKSSPIPKTGGSTSESEDAGGRHDSPLSMTTSGGGGHLSGGGGGNVGAASALSGLSQSLSIKQELMDAQHQQQQQHREHHVALATDYLASAAALKMHPEDMSTLLTQHALQAADARDEHNDAKHLPDQTDNIDGRVKCFNNANKHDVDGDDDADADVAAVVNDDEVDVDHDEDNMPMAIPMSIEAEELDGDDGHMSYRHVTPKYRRAVVYATPTTNSESAAAATTTAATTGDIYMDGNYNCEYKCKELNMRAIRCNRQQHHHHHNHHHHPSQQQHYHHHHQGYGHYPAHQAPLHLMRHSSNNSPAGDCPAESAYSPASNSSYREHHQHHHQQAHLRYVASPHNSNSNNNNENNSPHQLDLGTGHSYHAPPTHTQTSNNNSPHYQPSAGTAPPQLLNSPQPQASQGSSSSSNGGSNGGSNGGSNSAASSSAAAAAAAAAAAAAAATRRDHNIDYSTLFVQLSGTLPTLYRCVSCNKIVSNRWHHANIHRPQSHECPVCGQKFTRRDNMKAHCKIKHADIKDHFFSHYVHM